A stretch of Arcobacter arenosus DNA encodes these proteins:
- the accD gene encoding acetyl-CoA carboxylase, carboxyltransferase subunit beta — translation MDLKNLFSKISFDKSDKEQPTQKDAPTHWVKCPECASLMFFKEVENQNNICPKCNFHMRIGAKRRIEILADIDSFVEYDSELKPVDPLKFVDKKSYKKRVDEAVKKTGRTSAVVSGECTINGVPVQIVVFDFAFMGGSLGSVEGEKIVRAVDRAMEKHQGLIIVSASGGARMQESTFSLMQMAKTSAALKKMDKAKLPFISVLTDPTMGGVSASFAFLGDIIMAEPGALVGFAGQRVIKQTIGADLPEGFQRAEFLLEKGSIDMVVNRSEMKKTLSDLLTMFRKTPIQAS, via the coding sequence ATGGATTTAAAAAACCTGTTTAGTAAAATTTCATTTGACAAAAGTGATAAAGAACAACCAACACAAAAAGATGCACCTACACATTGGGTAAAATGTCCTGAATGTGCTTCTTTAATGTTTTTTAAAGAGGTTGAAAATCAAAATAATATATGTCCAAAATGTAATTTTCATATGAGAATTGGTGCTAAAAGAAGAATTGAAATTTTAGCTGATATTGATTCATTTGTAGAATATGATTCTGAATTAAAACCAGTTGACCCTTTAAAGTTTGTAGATAAAAAATCTTACAAAAAAAGAGTTGATGAAGCTGTGAAAAAAACAGGTAGAACATCAGCTGTTGTAAGTGGTGAATGTACTATAAATGGTGTACCAGTTCAAATCGTAGTATTTGATTTTGCTTTTATGGGTGGAAGTTTAGGTTCAGTTGAAGGTGAAAAAATTGTAAGAGCTGTTGATAGAGCAATGGAAAAACATCAAGGACTTATTATTGTATCTGCTTCAGGTGGAGCTAGAATGCAAGAATCAACTTTCTCATTAATGCAAATGGCAAAAACATCAGCAGCATTGAAAAAAATGGATAAAGCTAAATTACCATTTATTTCTGTTTTAACAGATCCAACTATGGGTGGTGTATCTGCATCATTTGCCTTTTTAGGTGATATTATTATGGCAGAGCCAGGTGCACTTGTAGGTTTTGCAGGTCAAAGAGTTATTAAACAAACAATTGGTGCTGATTTACCAGAAGGTTTTCAAAGAGCTGAATTCCTACTTGAAAAAGGTTCAATTGATATGGTTGTTAATAGAAGTGAAATGAAAAAAACATTATCAGATCTTTTAACAATGTTTAGAAAAACACCTATTCAAGCAAGTTAA
- a CDS encoding tRNA dihydrouridine synthase, whose amino-acid sequence MTNKIDFSQPLMVLAPLAGYTDLPFRAVVKKFGADITISEMISSNALVYKSEKTRKMIEKAPSEDPYIVQIAGNKPELVRDAVQILNDIDGIDGIDLNCGCPAPKVFNHGSGSNLLGDLKKLEEILTTVKKYNKKQYTTAKVRIGVNEKIPVEIAKVVEACGVDYIAVHGRTRAGKYKAPVDYDAIKAMKEAVSIPVIANGDITDYEKAKDVLAHTNADGLMIGRAAIGKPWIFYQLKHGIENITEQKKREIILEHFDEVLKFHGEHGAIMFRKLLHSYSKGYKGAAEFRDIINRVNDKQIMRDMIENFF is encoded by the coding sequence ATGACTAATAAAATAGATTTTAGCCAGCCCCTTATGGTGCTGGCACCCCTTGCTGGATACACTGACTTACCCTTTCGTGCTGTTGTTAAAAAGTTTGGTGCTGACATTACAATATCAGAGATGATTTCATCAAATGCCCTTGTTTATAAATCTGAAAAAACAAGAAAAATGATTGAAAAAGCACCTTCTGAAGATCCATATATTGTTCAAATAGCAGGAAATAAACCTGAGTTAGTTAGGGATGCAGTACAAATACTAAATGATATTGATGGTATTGATGGTATTGATTTAAATTGTGGTTGTCCTGCTCCAAAAGTTTTTAATCATGGTAGTGGTTCAAATTTACTAGGTGATTTAAAAAAACTTGAAGAGATTTTAACAACTGTAAAAAAATACAATAAAAAACAATACACTACAGCAAAAGTTAGAATTGGTGTAAATGAAAAAATACCAGTTGAAATAGCAAAAGTTGTTGAAGCTTGTGGTGTTGATTATATTGCAGTTCATGGAAGAACTAGAGCAGGTAAATATAAAGCACCTGTTGATTATGATGCAATTAAAGCTATGAAAGAAGCAGTTTCAATTCCTGTTATTGCAAATGGAGATATTACTGACTATGAAAAAGCAAAAGATGTTTTAGCCCATACTAATGCAGATGGTCTTATGATTGGTAGAGCTGCAATTGGAAAGCCATGGATTTTTTATCAATTGAAACATGGTATTGAAAATATTACTGAACAGAAAAAAAGAGAAATTATACTTGAACATTTTGATGAAGTTTTAAAGTTTCATGGAGAACATGGTGCTATAATGTTCAGAAAACTTCTTCACTCTTACTCTAAAGGCTATAAAGGTGCCGCTGAATTTAGAGATATTATTAATCGTGTAAATGATAAACAAATTATGCGTGATATGATAGAAAACTTTTTTTAA
- the groES gene encoding co-chaperone GroES: MAFKPLGKRVLVQRTEVEEKTASGIILVDSAKEKPNTAVVKAVGSEVTELKEGDTIIFEQFRGTELSLQGEDYLVLDIENIIGVM; this comes from the coding sequence ATGGCTTTTAAACCACTAGGAAAAAGAGTTCTAGTTCAAAGAACTGAAGTAGAAGAGAAAACTGCAAGCGGGATTATTTTAGTAGATTCTGCAAAAGAAAAACCAAATACAGCAGTAGTTAAAGCAGTTGGTTCGGAAGTTACTGAATTAAAAGAGGGTGATACTATTATTTTTGAACAGTTTAGAGGAACTGAATTATCTTTACAAGGTGAAGATTATTTAGTATTAGATATTGAAAATATTATAGGAGTTATGTAA
- the metK gene encoding methionine adenosyltransferase → MENKTQYLFTSEVVSPGHPDKCADIIADSIVDKLIIEDSESRVASEVFVAGKHVVIGGEVKSKTQLTQEDYEKIVKDALAKIGYDGKSAFTKEQCLHPDDVQVQVLLNQQSPDISQGVDQSTGEIGAGDQGIMFGFASSETADLMPAAITYARMLADKVYNYALKHNHKLGVDIKTQVTVDYGTKENFENCKPQKIHTIVVSAPSVEGMPIEEVRELIQGLIDDTGLPTDMYKKDETIIHINPTGRYVNHSSLHDSGLTGRKLIVDSFGGYSPIGGGAQSSKDYTKVDRSGLYAARWIAKNIVAAGLAKKAIVQISYAIGVAKPTSVAVDTMGTYTKLDDDKLSEFIMNEYSLTPKWITEKFGLDKPSEETFLYADVASRGQVGQSDYPWEKLDEVEKLKNL, encoded by the coding sequence ATGGAAAACAAGACTCAATACTTATTTACTAGTGAAGTAGTAAGCCCAGGACACCCTGATAAATGTGCAGATATCATTGCAGATTCAATTGTGGATAAACTAATTATTGAAGATAGTGAAAGTAGAGTAGCTTCTGAAGTATTTGTAGCAGGTAAGCATGTTGTAATTGGTGGTGAAGTAAAATCAAAAACTCAATTAACTCAAGAAGATTATGAAAAGATTGTAAAAGATGCACTTGCAAAGATTGGATATGATGGAAAGTCTGCTTTTACAAAAGAGCAATGCTTACATCCAGATGATGTACAAGTTCAAGTATTATTAAATCAACAATCTCCAGATATATCTCAAGGGGTTGATCAATCTACAGGTGAAATTGGAGCAGGTGACCAAGGTATTATGTTTGGATTTGCTTCGTCTGAAACAGCTGATTTAATGCCAGCGGCTATTACATATGCAAGAATGCTTGCAGATAAAGTTTATAATTATGCTTTAAAACACAATCATAAACTTGGTGTTGATATTAAAACACAAGTAACAGTTGATTATGGAACAAAAGAGAATTTTGAAAACTGTAAACCTCAAAAAATTCACACAATTGTTGTAAGTGCACCTTCTGTTGAAGGTATGCCAATTGAAGAGGTAAGAGAGCTTATTCAAGGTCTTATTGATGATACAGGTTTACCAACTGATATGTATAAAAAAGATGAAACTATTATACATATTAACCCAACAGGTAGATATGTAAATCACTCATCTTTACACGATAGTGGATTAACAGGTAGAAAACTAATTGTTGATTCATTTGGGGGATATTCTCCTATTGGTGGTGGAGCACAATCTTCAAAAGATTATACAAAAGTTGATAGAAGTGGTCTTTATGCAGCAAGATGGATTGCAAAAAATATTGTTGCAGCAGGATTAGCAAAAAAAGCGATTGTTCAAATTTCATATGCAATTGGTGTTGCAAAGCCTACTTCTGTTGCTGTTGATACAATGGGTACATATACAAAGCTAGATGATGATAAACTATCAGAATTTATTATGAACGAGTACTCTTTAACTCCAAAATGGATTACGGAAAAGTTTGGTTTAGATAAACCTTCTGAAGAAACATTCCTTTATGCAGATGTTGCTTCTAGAGGACAAGTTGGTCAAAGTGATTACCCTTGGGAAAAACTTGACGAAGTTGAAAAACTAAAAAACCTATAA
- a CDS encoding inositol monophosphatase family protein, giving the protein MIDRLKEIVKEAGEILKEGYFSTKEINFKAKKDLVTKYDVGIENFLKEKFSKEFNQFNLIAEESDNSDIKFNDSIIIDPIDGTTNFVNGVPHTAISVGVYKDKKPFYGIVYNPILNELYEAQVKKGAFLNGKKIEVSKENDFQKALIATGFPYTSGTNQDDLDSVLKMMKNVLPNCQDIRRLGSASLDLCYVAKGVFDSYYEMNLKPWDVSAGVIILSEAGGAFTNEKGEEYSLFEDKYIVATNGCLQDELVKILEVK; this is encoded by the coding sequence ATGATTGATAGATTAAAAGAGATAGTTAAAGAAGCTGGTGAGATACTAAAAGAAGGGTATTTCTCAACAAAAGAGATAAATTTTAAAGCAAAAAAAGATTTAGTAACAAAATATGATGTTGGTATTGAAAACTTTTTAAAAGAAAAGTTTTCAAAGGAGTTTAATCAATTCAATCTTATAGCAGAAGAGTCAGATAATAGTGATATTAAATTTAATGACTCAATAATTATTGATCCAATTGATGGTACAACAAATTTTGTAAATGGTGTACCCCATACTGCTATTTCTGTTGGAGTATACAAAGATAAAAAACCTTTTTATGGAATTGTTTATAATCCTATATTAAATGAATTATATGAAGCTCAAGTAAAAAAGGGTGCTTTTTTAAATGGAAAGAAAATTGAAGTTTCAAAGGAAAATGATTTTCAAAAGGCATTAATTGCAACAGGATTTCCTTATACAAGTGGAACAAATCAAGATGATTTAGATTCTGTTTTAAAAATGATGAAAAATGTTTTACCAAATTGCCAAGATATTAGAAGGTTAGGTTCTGCATCCCTTGATTTGTGTTATGTTGCAAAGGGTGTTTTTGATTCTTATTATGAAATGAACTTAAAACCTTGGGATGTTAGTGCAGGAGTTATAATTTTAAGTGAAGCAGGTGGAGCTTTTACTAATGAAAAAGGTGAAGAATATTCACTTTTTGAAGATAAATATATTGTAGCAACAAATGGTTGTTTGCAAGATGAGCTTGTGAAGATTCTAGAAGTAAAGTAA
- the glmS gene encoding glutamine--fructose-6-phosphate transaminase (isomerizing) has product MCGIVGYIGKNDTTKFLLDGLKELEYRGYDSAGIALLNCDKIDVFKAIGKLDNLKNKIDSAKLSPSYDIGIGHTRWATHGKPTELNAHPHLGEYSYVVHNGIIENYKELKDELIAKGHNFVSQTDTEVIVHLFESYNNEFENCEEAFKTTISRLEGAFSILLISKAAPEKIFFFKHGSPLIIAKGNEDGEVLFASSDAPLIGLANDVVYLEDGVGGIASSNEIVFLNDNYSWSTLPTSKQFAQKDGFRFFMEKEIYEQSDVVSDCMLGRLKDEEILFDEIDKSLIDGINEIKICACGTSYHAGLTSSYLFERLAKVKCNVEIASEFRYKEPLLTKDTLFIVISQSGETADTLEALKMAKNAGLKSLVICNVDNSSMTRTANNTILTRAGIEKGVASTKAFSTQTVVLWMLALYFAKAKNVISKEKLQSEIHALREVPKSLKVLDKVHEKARRLSKRYLHGHGFFFIGRDVFFPLALEGALKLKEISYLHAEGYPAGEMKHGPIALADPELFTIALMPENLLYDKIKSNVEELSARDSTICAISPLDFELADDFIKTCKTDHYMLEFFEMLVVLQLLSMEISIRLGNDVDMPRNLAKSVTVE; this is encoded by the coding sequence ATGTGTGGAATAGTTGGTTATATAGGTAAAAATGATACTACAAAATTTTTACTAGATGGTTTAAAAGAGTTAGAATATAGAGGTTATGACTCTGCTGGTATTGCTCTTTTAAATTGTGATAAAATTGATGTATTTAAAGCAATTGGAAAATTAGATAATTTAAAAAATAAAATTGATAGTGCTAAACTTTCACCTTCGTATGATATTGGTATTGGTCATACAAGATGGGCAACACATGGAAAACCAACAGAATTAAATGCTCACCCACACCTTGGCGAATACTCTTATGTTGTTCATAATGGTATTATTGAAAACTATAAAGAATTAAAAGATGAATTAATTGCTAAAGGGCATAATTTTGTATCTCAAACAGATACAGAAGTAATTGTTCACCTTTTTGAAAGCTATAATAATGAATTTGAAAATTGTGAAGAGGCTTTTAAAACTACAATCTCTAGATTAGAAGGGGCCTTTTCTATCCTTTTAATCTCTAAAGCAGCTCCTGAAAAAATATTTTTCTTTAAACATGGAAGTCCTTTAATTATAGCAAAGGGTAATGAAGATGGTGAGGTTTTATTTGCCTCTTCTGATGCTCCTTTAATTGGACTTGCTAATGATGTTGTTTATTTAGAAGATGGAGTTGGTGGGATCGCTTCTTCAAATGAAATTGTATTTTTAAATGATAATTATTCATGGTCAACTTTACCAACATCAAAACAGTTTGCTCAAAAAGATGGCTTTAGATTTTTTATGGAAAAAGAGATTTACGAGCAAAGTGATGTTGTAAGTGATTGTATGTTAGGGCGTTTAAAGGATGAAGAGATTCTATTTGATGAGATTGATAAATCTTTAATTGATGGAATCAATGAGATTAAAATTTGTGCTTGTGGGACATCATACCACGCAGGGTTAACATCTTCATATCTTTTTGAAAGACTTGCTAAAGTTAAGTGTAATGTAGAGATTGCAAGTGAATTTAGATATAAAGAACCTTTATTAACTAAAGATACTTTATTTATAGTTATCTCACAAAGTGGTGAAACTGCTGATACTTTAGAAGCTTTAAAAATGGCAAAAAATGCAGGCTTAAAATCACTTGTTATTTGTAATGTTGATAACTCTTCTATGACAAGAACAGCCAACAACACAATTTTAACAAGGGCAGGTATTGAAAAAGGTGTTGCATCAACAAAAGCATTTTCAACCCAAACTGTAGTATTATGGATGCTTGCTTTATATTTTGCAAAAGCAAAGAATGTTATTTCAAAAGAGAAATTACAAAGTGAGATACATGCACTAAGAGAGGTTCCAAAATCTTTAAAAGTTTTAGATAAGGTACATGAAAAAGCTAGAAGACTTTCAAAAAGATATCTTCATGGACATGGATTTTTCTTTATTGGAAGGGATGTATTTTTTCCATTAGCATTAGAAGGTGCTTTAAAATTAAAAGAGATTTCTTATTTACATGCGGAAGGGTATCCTGCTGGAGAAATGAAGCATGGACCAATTGCTCTTGCTGACCCAGAGTTATTTACAATTGCATTGATGCCAGAAAATTTATTATATGATAAAATTAAATCAAACGTAGAAGAGTTAAGTGCCAGAGACAGTACTATTTGTGCTATCTCTCCACTTGATTTTGAGCTTGCAGATGATTTTATAAAAACATGTAAAACAGACCATTATATGCTTGAGTTTTTTGAGATGCTAGTGGTTCTACAACTTCTTTCTATGGAGATATCAATTAGACTTGGAAATGATGTTGATATGCCAAGAAACTTAGCTAAAAGTGTTACTGTTGAGTAG
- a CDS encoding UvrD-helicase domain-containing protein: MNLTTQQNEIIESIPKYKNIKINAFAGTGKTTTLKLIANKYKEKKILYLAFNSSIKNEASKIFPSNSFIKTTHGLAYSAVSKYTDIDLSSLVNYRAIDISKEFKINYNQAISALKIFENFCNNKHDTIEKDDTEHKSAKKMFDNMLLGIMKPTHSFYLKYYYLLLKNEQIPQFQYDILMLDEAQDTNEVTLGIFEKLFAKTKIFVGDKHQQIYSFRGSKNALEKIDCDIEFYLSTSFRFNESICEYANTLLENFKNEEVKIDSIGDNNDSNIKTNGYISRTNGSLISIIAKRIESRKPFVTVRNPDEIFNLTIEVYYFLNNDYDSIKRNRFLKDFICEDDLSDYAKEVEDFELKAAIKVAKEYKENIFHFKDIATKFYKAWQNRQTNGFENRVEEILFLTTAHTSKGLEWDKVIVADDFNDFADLILDMGFTTLKDFKKEQKKNSKLELLDEFNLFYVAITRARKVLVKDSENFHYLMSKNIEKLIDSRISELDENIESNIKDKKINFRKMDQEEKNKLREEKNIKEGKAKKSGFKWSLEEKIKVKSLYKKDEAINSIANKLDRSTSSILGELLKSEVITKAEQINLSKIIKDGKVAKKSALAFL; this comes from the coding sequence ATGAATTTAACAACACAACAAAATGAAATAATAGAATCAATTCCTAAATACAAAAATATCAAAATCAATGCCTTTGCCGGAACTGGTAAAACAACAACTTTAAAGCTTATTGCAAATAAATATAAAGAAAAAAAGATTTTATATTTAGCCTTTAATTCAAGTATTAAAAATGAAGCTTCAAAGATTTTTCCATCAAATAGTTTTATTAAAACTACCCATGGATTAGCCTATTCAGCTGTAAGTAAATATACAGATATAGATTTGTCATCATTGGTAAACTATAGAGCAATTGATATATCAAAAGAGTTTAAAATAAACTACAATCAAGCAATTAGTGCTTTAAAAATTTTTGAGAATTTTTGTAATAATAAACATGATACCATTGAAAAAGATGATACAGAACATAAAAGTGCAAAAAAAATGTTTGATAACATGTTGTTAGGGATTATGAAACCAACACATAGTTTTTATTTGAAATACTATTATCTATTGTTGAAAAATGAGCAAATACCACAATTTCAATATGATATATTAATGTTAGACGAAGCCCAAGATACAAATGAAGTAACATTAGGAATTTTTGAAAAACTGTTTGCAAAAACAAAAATTTTTGTTGGTGATAAACATCAGCAGATTTACTCATTTAGAGGCAGTAAAAATGCCCTTGAAAAAATAGATTGTGATATAGAATTTTATTTATCAACAAGTTTTAGGTTTAATGAATCAATTTGTGAATATGCAAATACTCTTTTAGAAAATTTTAAAAATGAAGAGGTAAAAATAGATTCAATTGGTGATAATAATGATTCAAATATAAAAACAAATGGATATATTTCACGAACCAATGGTTCATTGATTTCAATAATTGCAAAAAGAATTGAATCAAGAAAACCTTTTGTAACTGTTAGAAACCCAGATGAAATATTTAATCTTACAATAGAAGTTTATTACTTTTTAAACAATGACTATGATTCTATAAAAAGAAATAGATTTTTAAAAGATTTTATATGTGAAGATGATTTAAGTGATTATGCAAAAGAGGTTGAAGATTTTGAATTAAAAGCAGCCATAAAAGTTGCAAAGGAATATAAAGAAAATATTTTTCATTTTAAAGATATAGCAACAAAATTTTATAAAGCCTGGCAAAATAGACAAACCAATGGTTTCGAAAATAGAGTTGAGGAGATTTTATTTTTAACAACAGCCCATACTAGTAAAGGTTTAGAGTGGGATAAAGTGATTGTTGCAGATGATTTTAACGATTTTGCTGATTTAATTTTAGATATGGGATTTACTACTTTAAAGGATTTTAAAAAAGAGCAAAAGAAAAATTCAAAGTTAGAACTTCTTGATGAGTTTAATCTTTTTTATGTAGCAATTACAAGGGCTAGGAAAGTTTTAGTAAAAGATAGCGAAAACTTCCACTATCTTATGTCAAAAAATATTGAAAAATTAATTGATAGTAGAATTAGTGAATTAGATGAAAATATTGAATCTAATATAAAAGATAAAAAAATAAATTTTAGAAAAATGGATCAAGAAGAAAAAAATAAACTTAGAGAAGAGAAAAATATAAAAGAGGGTAAAGCAAAAAAAAGTGGTTTTAAATGGAGTTTAGAAGAGAAGATAAAAGTTAAAAGCTTATATAAAAAAGATGAAGCTATAAATAGTATTGCAAACAAATTAGATAGAAGTACAAGCTCTATTTTAGGTGAATTATTAAAAAGTGAAGTGATTACTAAAGCTGAACAAATAAACTTATCAAAAATTATAAAAGATGGAAAAGTAGCAAAAAAAAGTGCTTTGGCATTTCTTTAA
- the dksA gene encoding RNA polymerase-binding protein DksA, translating to MANTKQIDELKIILLERKEKITKNIQGSRDSIDSLKDSECKDEYDYAEVSSDSFKEGIIANQQIKELEEIEAALKRIDKGTYGICEMCDESIAIGRLRAKPFAKYCTPCREIHEKEQ from the coding sequence ATGGCTAACACAAAACAGATTGATGAGTTAAAGATAATCTTACTAGAGAGAAAAGAAAAAATCACTAAGAATATTCAAGGAAGCAGGGACAGCATTGATTCTTTAAAAGATTCTGAATGTAAAGATGAGTATGATTATGCTGAGGTTTCTAGTGATAGTTTTAAAGAAGGCATCATTGCTAATCAACAAATAAAAGAGCTTGAAGAGATTGAAGCAGCTTTAAAAAGAATTGATAAAGGTACTTATGGTATTTGTGAAATGTGTGACGAATCTATTGCAATTGGTAGGTTAAGAGCTAAACCTTTCGCTAAATATTGCACACCATGTAGAGAGATTCACGAAAAAGAACAATAA
- the groL gene encoding chaperonin GroEL (60 kDa chaperone family; promotes refolding of misfolded polypeptides especially under stressful conditions; forms two stacked rings of heptamers to form a barrel-shaped 14mer; ends can be capped by GroES; misfolded proteins enter the barrel where they are refolded when GroES binds), translating into MAKEIKFSDNARNKLYAGVEKLADAVKVTMGPRGRNVLLQKSFGAPSITKDGVSVAREIELADTLENMGAQLVKEVASKTADEAGDGTTTATVLAHSIYKEGLRNVTAGANPIILKRGMDKACEAILSNLKASSKVVANKTEIEQVATISANSDHAIGSMIAEAMDKVGKDGVITVEEAKGISDELEVVEGMQFDRGYLSPYFVTNSEKMIAELENPYVLLYDKKISNLKEMLPILEAVNQSHRPLLIVAEDVDGEALATLVVNRLRGSLNIAAVKAPGFGDRRKAMLQDIAVLTGGTVVSEEMGMKLETCGIDVLGTASKIVIDKDNTTIVDGSGSNEQVTARVNQIRAEIENTTSDYDREKLQERLAKLSGGVAVIKVGAATETEMKEKKDRVDDALSATRAAVEEGIVIGGGAALIRAAAKVSLELEGDEQIGADIVLRAIKAPMKQIAINAGFDAGVVVNEVEKSENDNFGFNAATGEYVDMFEAGIVDPAKVERVAMQNAVSVASLLLTTEATVTDVKEDKPAGPAMPDMGGMGMPGMGM; encoded by the coding sequence ATGGCAAAAGAGATTAAATTTAGTGATAATGCAAGAAATAAATTATATGCTGGTGTTGAAAAATTAGCAGATGCTGTAAAAGTTACAATGGGACCAAGAGGAAGAAATGTATTATTACAAAAATCTTTTGGAGCTCCATCAATTACAAAAGATGGTGTGTCTGTTGCAAGAGAAATCGAATTAGCTGATACATTAGAAAATATGGGAGCTCAACTTGTAAAAGAAGTTGCTTCAAAAACTGCAGATGAAGCTGGAGATGGAACTACGACTGCAACTGTTCTTGCTCATTCTATTTATAAAGAGGGATTAAGAAACGTTACAGCTGGAGCAAATCCTATTATTTTAAAAAGAGGTATGGATAAAGCTTGTGAAGCTATTTTATCAAACTTAAAAGCATCTTCTAAAGTAGTTGCAAACAAAACTGAAATTGAGCAAGTTGCTACTATTTCTGCAAACTCAGACCATGCTATTGGTTCAATGATTGCTGAAGCTATGGATAAAGTTGGAAAAGACGGTGTTATCACTGTTGAAGAAGCAAAAGGTATTTCTGATGAGCTAGAAGTAGTTGAAGGTATGCAATTTGATAGAGGATATTTATCACCATATTTTGTTACAAATTCTGAAAAAATGATTGCAGAATTAGAAAATCCATATGTATTATTATATGATAAAAAAATCTCTAATTTAAAAGAGATGTTACCAATCTTAGAAGCTGTTAACCAATCACATAGACCACTATTAATCGTTGCTGAAGATGTTGATGGTGAAGCATTAGCAACTTTAGTTGTAAATAGATTAAGAGGTTCATTAAATATTGCTGCTGTTAAAGCTCCAGGTTTTGGTGATAGAAGAAAAGCAATGTTACAAGATATCGCAGTATTAACTGGTGGTACAGTAGTTTCTGAAGAGATGGGAATGAAACTTGAAACTTGTGGAATTGATGTTTTAGGTACAGCATCTAAAATTGTTATTGATAAAGATAACACAACTATCGTTGATGGATCTGGTTCAAATGAACAAGTAACTGCAAGAGTTAACCAAATTAGAGCAGAGATTGAAAATACAACTTCTGATTATGATAGAGAAAAATTACAAGAGAGACTTGCAAAACTTTCTGGTGGAGTAGCTGTTATTAAAGTTGGTGCTGCTACTGAAACTGAAATGAAAGAGAAAAAAGATAGAGTAGATGATGCACTTTCTGCAACAAGAGCTGCTGTAGAAGAGGGTATTGTTATTGGTGGTGGAGCTGCATTAATTAGAGCTGCTGCTAAAGTATCTTTAGAGTTAGAGGGTGATGAGCAAATTGGTGCAGATATTGTATTAAGAGCTATTAAAGCACCTATGAAACAAATTGCAATTAATGCTGGATTTGATGCTGGTGTTGTTGTAAATGAAGTTGAAAAATCAGAAAATGATAATTTTGGTTTCAATGCTGCAACAGGTGAATATGTTGATATGTTTGAAGCAGGAATTGTAGACCCAGCTAAAGTTGAAAGAGTAGCAATGCAAAATGCAGTTTCTGTAGCTTCATTATTATTAACAACAGAAGCAACTGTTACAGATGTAAAAGAAGATAAACCAGCTGGTCCAGCAATGCCAGATATGGGTGGAATGGGAATGCCTGGAATGGGAATGTAG
- a CDS encoding 23S rRNA (pseudouridine(1915)-N(3))-methyltransferase RlmH, with translation MNKINIYAIVKPSKDEFDKISNDFIKMCSKYAKVEVHCIFNKNIAKAQTISEIEAQKSYTQAFEPYMKGYCIALDVLGKKLDSFEFSEIISNNNEVNFFIGGAFGFERDFLKKCNKSISLSSLTMAHKIVTLVLLEQVFRGLAIKNNHPYHK, from the coding sequence ATGAATAAAATAAATATATATGCAATTGTAAAACCTTCAAAAGATGAGTTTGATAAAATCTCTAATGATTTTATAAAAATGTGCTCAAAATATGCAAAGGTTGAAGTACATTGTATTTTTAATAAAAATATAGCAAAAGCTCAAACAATATCTGAAATTGAAGCTCAAAAGTCATATACCCAAGCCTTTGAACCATATATGAAAGGTTATTGTATTGCCCTCGATGTTTTAGGAAAAAAGTTAGACAGTTTTGAGTTTTCAGAAATTATTAGTAATAATAATGAAGTTAATTTTTTTATAGGTGGCGCATTTGGTTTTGAAAGAGACTTTTTAAAAAAATGCAATAAATCTATAAGTCTAAGTTCTTTAACAATGGCTCATAAAATCGTTACTCTAGTACTACTTGAACAAGTTTTTAGAGGATTAGCTATAAAAAATAATCATCCATATCATAAGTAA